The following are encoded together in the Adhaeribacter arboris genome:
- the thrS gene encoding threonine--tRNA ligase gives MINITLPDGSVKQYEAGVTGYEIAADISEGLARNVLAAKVNNEIVEANRPINQDATVQLLTWNDAEGKATYWHSSAHLLAEALESLYPGVQFGIGPAIENGFYYDIDLGDRQLSQDDFATIEQKMLELARAKSPYVRKEISKADAIAYFTEKGDKYKLDLLQDLQDGTITFYTQGNFTDLCRGPHIPNTGFIKAAKLMNVAGAYWRGDEKSKQLTRVYAITFPKQKDLTEYLEKLEEAKRRDHRKLGKELELFAFSEKVGMGLPLWLPKGTALRERLENFMRRAQVKAGYQQVVTPHIGAKELYVTSGHYEKYGKDSFQPIHTPNEGEEFLLKPMNCPHHCEIYKVKPRSYRDLPLRLAEFGTVYRYEQSGELHGLTRVRGFTQDDAHIFCRADQVKQEFTKVIDLVLYVFNALGFEDYTAQISLRDSVNRSKYIGSDEVWEKAETAIIEAAQEKGLPTVTEYGEAAFYGPKLDFMVKDALGRKWQLGTIQVDYNLPERFQLEYTASDNTKQRPVMIHRAPFGSIERFVAVLIEHCAGKFPLWLSPEQFAILPISEKYHDYAQQVYERLLQEDIRGHIDTRDEKIGRKIRDAEMQKIPYMIIVGEKEQENSIIAVRKHGIGDMGNLTVDVFISNFKSMVEDILSKN, from the coding sequence ATGATTAATATTACCTTACCCGATGGCTCGGTTAAACAATACGAAGCAGGAGTAACCGGTTATGAAATAGCTGCCGACATTAGTGAAGGCTTGGCCCGCAATGTGTTGGCCGCTAAAGTAAACAACGAAATTGTAGAGGCTAACCGTCCTATAAATCAAGATGCTACGGTACAATTACTAACCTGGAACGATGCAGAAGGGAAAGCTACGTATTGGCATTCCTCCGCCCACTTGTTGGCGGAAGCTTTAGAATCTTTATATCCCGGTGTTCAATTCGGAATAGGTCCCGCCATTGAAAATGGTTTTTACTACGATATTGATTTAGGCGATCGTCAGCTTTCGCAAGACGATTTTGCGACTATCGAACAAAAAATGCTGGAACTGGCTAGGGCAAAAAGTCCCTATGTACGTAAAGAAATTTCGAAAGCCGATGCTATAGCATACTTCACCGAAAAAGGCGATAAGTATAAGTTAGATTTGCTGCAAGATTTGCAAGACGGAACGATTACTTTTTATACCCAAGGTAATTTTACCGATTTATGCCGCGGACCGCATATTCCAAATACGGGTTTCATAAAAGCTGCCAAGCTCATGAACGTAGCAGGCGCCTATTGGCGCGGCGATGAAAAAAGTAAACAGCTTACCCGGGTATATGCCATTACTTTTCCGAAACAGAAAGATTTAACTGAGTACCTGGAAAAACTGGAAGAAGCTAAGCGGCGCGACCACCGCAAACTGGGGAAAGAACTGGAGTTATTTGCCTTTTCGGAGAAGGTGGGTATGGGTTTACCTTTATGGTTGCCGAAAGGCACTGCTTTGCGCGAACGGCTCGAAAATTTTATGCGCCGGGCTCAAGTGAAAGCCGGATACCAGCAAGTAGTTACACCGCACATTGGAGCTAAAGAGCTGTACGTAACTTCCGGGCACTACGAAAAATACGGTAAAGATTCTTTTCAGCCCATTCATACTCCTAATGAAGGGGAGGAGTTCTTGCTAAAACCCATGAATTGTCCGCATCATTGTGAAATTTACAAAGTAAAACCTCGTTCGTACCGTGACTTACCTTTGCGCTTAGCTGAATTTGGTACTGTTTATCGGTATGAGCAAAGTGGGGAATTGCATGGTTTGACTCGTGTGCGCGGCTTTACCCAAGACGATGCGCATATTTTCTGCCGAGCCGACCAGGTGAAACAAGAATTCACCAAAGTGATTGATTTGGTGCTTTACGTGTTTAATGCCTTAGGCTTCGAAGATTATACCGCTCAGATTTCGTTGCGTGATTCCGTTAACCGGTCTAAATACATAGGCAGCGATGAAGTCTGGGAGAAAGCTGAAACTGCCATTATAGAAGCAGCTCAGGAAAAAGGTCTGCCTACTGTCACCGAGTACGGGGAAGCTGCTTTTTACGGGCCAAAGTTAGATTTTATGGTGAAAGATGCCTTGGGTAGAAAGTGGCAATTAGGTACCATTCAGGTAGATTATAACCTGCCCGAGCGTTTTCAATTAGAATATACCGCCTCCGATAACACCAAACAACGTCCGGTTATGATTCACCGGGCACCTTTCGGTTCCATAGAGCGCTTCGTAGCGGTATTAATAGAGCATTGTGCCGGTAAATTCCCGTTATGGTTGAGCCCGGAGCAATTTGCTATTTTACCTATTTCGGAGAAGTACCACGATTATGCCCAGCAGGTGTACGAGCGCTTGCTGCAGGAAGATATTCGGGGTCATATTGACACCCGGGATGAGAAAATTGGTCGTAAAATACGGGATGCGGAAATGCAAAAAATTCCTTACATGATTATTGTAGGAGAGAAAGAGCAAGAGAATAGTATTATTGCGGTTCGTAAGCACGGCATTGGTGACATGGGGAATTTAACCGTTGATGTATTTATCAGCAATTTTAAATCGATGGTAGAGGATATTTTGAG
- a CDS encoding tetratricopeptide repeat protein: MIDLRQVKYDPAFTLKEISAAIKRDPQNAAHYFKRAQFYVEANNDAAALKDVNQAIAQDEEKGEYYFRKAQILRKTGNYPAALTAATRAEDLNYRSTDLDVLLGELYLFSKKYGMALQYLNDAAEEIPQNEYIYFYRGLAYAQTRDTTEAIRNFKSAIRRSPDLIEAYNQLLKIYFARKEDVFALNYLRAGQKQDSTNAYLWYYQGEYYTNLKKLDSAYISYRNAVKYDSLLYLAHQRVGVLAFNKNKYPEAITELEKSLKHSDNLPQSHIILGESYEKTGQLEKALPHYQWVYKRDVQNIKAMWGVRRTMYQLYKIRRDSLRFEEKQKRDSLLAIFRERRQSKEENKKLRSKKND; this comes from the coding sequence ATGATTGACCTCCGCCAAGTGAAGTACGACCCAGCTTTTACGTTGAAAGAAATCAGCGCTGCTATTAAGCGGGATCCTCAGAATGCAGCCCATTATTTTAAACGGGCTCAATTTTACGTAGAGGCCAATAACGACGCAGCGGCTCTGAAAGATGTTAACCAAGCCATTGCCCAGGACGAAGAAAAAGGAGAATATTATTTTCGGAAGGCTCAAATTCTACGGAAAACGGGTAATTATCCTGCTGCCCTTACGGCGGCTACCCGCGCCGAAGATTTAAATTACCGAAGTACCGATTTAGACGTGCTCCTGGGCGAGTTATATCTTTTTAGCAAAAAGTACGGAATGGCTTTGCAATATTTAAACGACGCCGCCGAAGAAATACCCCAAAACGAATATATTTATTTCTATCGGGGCTTAGCTTATGCTCAAACAAGAGATACCACCGAAGCCATTCGCAACTTTAAATCTGCTATTCGCCGTTCCCCTGATTTAATTGAAGCCTATAATCAATTATTAAAGATTTATTTTGCTAGAAAAGAAGATGTTTTTGCTTTAAATTACTTGCGCGCAGGACAAAAACAAGACTCTACAAACGCCTATTTGTGGTACTACCAAGGAGAGTATTATACCAACCTAAAAAAACTGGATAGCGCTTACATAAGTTATAGAAATGCGGTAAAATACGATTCTTTATTATATCTTGCCCACCAAAGAGTCGGGGTGCTGGCTTTCAATAAAAACAAATATCCGGAAGCGATCACTGAATTAGAAAAATCTCTGAAACATTCCGATAATTTGCCGCAGTCGCATATCATTCTAGGGGAAAGTTACGAAAAAACCGGGCAATTAGAGAAAGCCTTGCCGCATTACCAATGGGTTTATAAGCGAGATGTACAAAATATAAAAGCTATGTGGGGCGTGCGGCGCACCATGTATCAACTTTACAAAATCAGACGTGATAGCTTACGTTTCGAGGAAAAGCAAAAACGAGATAGTTTACTAGCTATTTTTCGGGAACGCCGGCAATCTAAAGAAGAAAATAAAAAACTACGAAGCAAAAAGAATGATTAA